The genomic window GGCTCAAAAGTTGTTTACTTTAAATCAAGTATTTATTGATGGGAATGATATAGCTAAGTATTAGCGTGTAGCAAGAATTAGAATTTCGTACTAATAAGAAATTGCGGCTCTTTACCACTTTTTATCATTAGTGTCCGGTAAAGATTCAAGATCGCTATCGCTTCTGGAAACAAGAATCAAGACTAATTATTATAGTATTGAAAATCAATATTATAATAAATATTTACGTTAAAGAACAAATTACTTTTAAAAAAGTGAAAAAGCAACCTCCAAACAGTTCAAAGTTTGGAATTACCTAATTTTACTATGTATTCTAAACTTTTATTTAATTTAACCGGACAATAATGACTTTTTATGTACTTAACTAAAACCAATAAACTACTACTGCCTATCTAGCTTTGTGTAGAACATCACTTGGCTATCTAAATTTCGTAATTTAATAGATTTAACTCTTCTATTTTCTCAAAATCCTTATCTGCGGTTATTAACGGCATTTTAAAATATAAAGCTGTACCTGCTATAATACTATCAGGCAATTTTATTTTATACAATCTTCGAACTTCTATAGTCTTTGCTTTAACTCCCGCATTGATATCTATAATGGAACAAGCTTCGAGTATTGCATCTATCTTTGATCTGTCAGCAGCGTTTAATTCTTTAAAACTATATAACTCTAACTCAGTAACAAAGGAAATATAAACTTGTTTTCCTTCTAAAATATTGACTAAAGTAGTATCTCCACGTAATAAATATAAAATGATGTTGGTGTCTAATAATAGTTTATTCCCACTCATCACGTAGACGTTTTTGTATCGATAAAGGATCTTCTTCTATAGTAAGAATACCACAAAATTTATTGGCATCAAATCCTTTTTTTGGGGTGCTATAAAGCGCTTTTAAACGGTTGGCTATTATTTCTTTGTTGGCACCACTTTTTATAATCACTACCATATTATTTGTCCTTACAATTATAACAAAGATAGTTTTTATTACTTTATTGTGAAGAATTGAACTTTTCATATAGGTTTAGTTGTAAATTTTTACATTCTCACTTCTCAAAAATATCAATAACTTTACAATTACTTAAACAAATACTCTTATGTTTTACACATGTTTTAATAGGTGCATAAATTATACTATTGAGGAGTTTTAAAGCCATTTAAAATCCATTTTAATCCGTAGGTTTTACTATCAATAGAATTTGGAAGATCAAGCCAAGTTCCTGTTTTCTGATATGACTTATACGAATTAAAAAATGCTAAGGTCATAAGCAATACACCAAAAATACCGGCAAGTGCAAAAATAATCGTAAGGAAAATAAGGAATACTTTCCTCCCATAACTATGAGAAGTACCAATAATGATCGTTTTATTTATGGAAAGTTCTGTGATTTTTTGACCATCTACCTGAAAATAAATAGGATTTATGGCATTCCATTGTTCCTTTTTAAGTTCAAAAGGTAAAATATCCTGAAGCTGTTCTTCTTTTTTTAAAAACTTGTTTTTTCTTAAAAACTGAAATAAAGGCTTCCGTTCTTTAGCATCACCTTCAAAATTTTTAAAGTAAGCTTCTCCCTTATCAGTGGTGATTTGTAAATAAAAATAATCATAATGTGGAGAGGGTTTATAAATTTTTAAAGATTGTATATTTTGTGGTGTAGTATGTTGACTATCCTTATTAATAGCAGTTTGGTATAAAAGCGGAACGATAGAAAAGAGCAATACAAAAGAAAGCGCATATCCAAAACCTATTTTTAGTATGTATTCTATAAGTTTCAATTTATCTATAGTCTATAGTTAGGATGAAATTATTTCTTTAAATATTCAATTTTTTCGACTTTAAAAGGGAAATTAGATAGTTTCTCCCTTTCTTCCCATATCGAAGAAACATTCTTATTAAATTCTTCTAATGTAACTTCCAATCTATATACACCATGATCATAAGGATGTCTTCCTAAGATTTCTATTAAAGTATTAAAGTCTGGATTCAATAATACCTTCTGGTTAGATATGTTCTCTATAAAATATTTACCGGATTTATAATTACAAAAAGTAGAAACACTATAAGCTGATTGAATTTCTTTTTTATCCTGGTGATTAAGTTTAATTCGTTTAGTATTATTTTCTATTTTTATTATAATACCACCATCTGCACCTATCAACTTTCTCTCCTTACCTTTATATATACCATAGTATCCTGATCTGAAATTCATATTTTTATAAATTTATTATCGACTAATATTCCTCGTAATATTTCTTTTCCGTCATTTGATACTTCCCATAACTCTGTGCCTTCTTCAAATTTAATTCTATTAGTTAGATGCCATTCGGGGGCTCCCAACCAACTATTTTTACCAGCGGTAAAACCATGATCTGTAAAAGGGTAATCATATTTGGCATAAGTTCCTCCTTCCGGAATTACTACGTTTTTTAAGTAAAACGAATTAAACCGCTTCATCATTTAATTAATTTAACTCTAAAATTAATTACCTTTTTCTTTATTTGTCATCTATGTTTCTGGTCTTATCAATCTACCGCCCTCGTAAAATTTAATTTCTTTGTTAGAAGGTGTAAAATTAAAATCCGTATTTATATTTGGACATTCTTTTATATACTTGATCAAAATAGTATCACCAATTTTCTTTTCTTTCC from Aquimarina sp. ERC-38 includes these protein-coding regions:
- a CDS encoding type II toxin-antitoxin system VapC family toxin; amino-acid sequence: MSGNKLLLDTNIILYLLRGDTTLVNILEGKQVYISFVTELELYSFKELNAADRSKIDAILEACSIIDINAGVKAKTIEVRRLYKIKLPDSIIAGTALYFKMPLITADKDFEKIEELNLLNYEI